A DNA window from Paenibacillus andongensis contains the following coding sequences:
- a CDS encoding threonine/serine exporter family protein, translated as MAYPAATNYEIAQVCLLAGKIMLENGGETYRVEDTMTHVAEAFGVPNSHSFVTPTGIIFSIDGPEQTTRLIRISARSTDLRKVTVVNAVSRRISQGELTPKEAYRLLEDIDVAQMRYPAWFQILSAAIASGCFLIMFQGEWHDFLPAFVAGGAGLAFLNYFHRLVPIKFFAEFLASLLIGTMAFVFVKIGVGHALDTIIIGSVMPLVPGLLITNAVRDLMAGHFVSGVSKGAEAFLTAFAIGAGIAFVLSFYNGVGV; from the coding sequence ATGGCGTATCCTGCTGCTACGAACTACGAAATTGCACAAGTTTGTTTACTGGCTGGTAAAATCATGCTGGAAAACGGTGGAGAAACCTATCGTGTCGAAGACACCATGACCCACGTCGCGGAAGCCTTTGGTGTGCCGAACTCCCATAGCTTCGTAACGCCGACTGGCATCATTTTCTCCATTGATGGACCTGAGCAGACTACAAGATTAATTCGTATATCGGCTCGATCGACCGATCTCCGCAAAGTCACGGTTGTGAATGCTGTTTCTAGACGAATCAGCCAAGGGGAACTAACGCCCAAAGAGGCTTATCGGCTGCTTGAGGACATTGATGTGGCCCAAATGCGTTATCCCGCTTGGTTTCAGATACTATCCGCTGCTATTGCAAGCGGTTGTTTCTTAATCATGTTCCAAGGAGAATGGCATGATTTCCTACCTGCTTTCGTTGCTGGCGGGGCTGGACTAGCCTTCCTGAACTATTTTCATCGGTTAGTGCCGATCAAGTTCTTCGCTGAATTTCTGGCTTCCTTACTCATTGGAACCATGGCTTTCGTGTTTGTCAAAATTGGGGTTGGACATGCCCTAGATACCATTATTATTGGCTCGGTCATGCCGCTTGTTCCGGGACTTCTTATTACGAATGCCGTGCGCGACTTAATGGCAGGCCATTTCGTTTCAGGGGTTTCCAAAGGCGCCGAAGCCTTTTTAACGGCTTTTGCTATAGGTGCCGGCATTGCCTTTGTACTTTCATTTTATAATGGGGTGGGTGTTTAG
- a CDS encoding threonine/serine exporter family protein, with protein MMIEQLLMSFIATAAFAILFNVPKGTLLQCGFVGMCGWMLYVSIQMIPLDPILATLIASFFVTVISQFFAKIYKTPVIVFSVSGIIPLVPGGLAYDAMRNVVLNHYDLAVQLAAKAFLLSGAIAIGLVFSEVLNQLLRRTK; from the coding sequence ATGATGATTGAACAGCTCTTAATGAGTTTCATCGCGACGGCGGCATTCGCAATTCTTTTCAATGTCCCTAAAGGCACCCTTTTGCAGTGCGGTTTCGTGGGGATGTGTGGGTGGATGTTATATGTTTCCATTCAAATGATTCCTTTAGACCCGATCCTAGCCACATTGATTGCCTCTTTTTTCGTAACCGTCATCAGTCAATTTTTTGCGAAAATATACAAAACACCTGTTATTGTTTTCAGTGTATCGGGTATTATCCCCTTAGTTCCGGGCGGCTTAGCCTATGATGCCATGCGTAATGTCGTCCTCAATCACTATGATCTGGCCGTACAGCTCGCAGCCAAAGCCTTCCTGTTATCTGGTGCTATCGCCATCGGACTCGTCTTCTCCGAGGTTCTGAATCAGCTGTTACGTCGAACAAAATAG
- a CDS encoding class I SAM-dependent methyltransferase — translation MSEQANQQITTKFNEIAEKYDSQRRKLIPCFDDFYHTATSLVQVDHTSPRILDLGAGTGLFSSYVLGNYPNARITLIDLSQSMLDIAKQRFGETQANMTYIAEDYSIFKSSEPFDCVISSLSIHHLEDQAKQDLYEKIFKLLKPGGIFVNADQVQGSSPFLDQLYRSDWVAKVEATDLTPEALQAAYERTKLDKMAPLDEQLNWLRACGFIDVDCVYKYYNFVVMYAQKPAI, via the coding sequence ATGAGCGAACAAGCAAACCAGCAAATCACAACGAAGTTCAACGAAATTGCTGAGAAGTACGATAGTCAGCGGAGAAAACTAATACCTTGTTTTGATGATTTTTACCATACAGCGACTTCACTAGTGCAGGTCGATCATACATCTCCACGTATTCTCGACCTAGGTGCAGGTACCGGTCTCTTCTCCTCTTATGTACTTGGCAATTACCCAAATGCGAGAATAACATTAATAGATCTTTCGCAAAGCATGCTCGACATCGCTAAACAGCGCTTTGGAGAAACCCAAGCCAATATGACCTATATTGCTGAGGATTATAGTATATTCAAGTCTTCAGAGCCTTTTGATTGCGTCATCTCTTCTCTCTCCATTCATCATCTTGAAGATCAAGCTAAGCAAGACCTGTATGAAAAGATTTTTAAGCTGCTTAAACCAGGCGGGATCTTCGTTAACGCAGATCAAGTCCAAGGCAGCAGCCCATTCCTTGATCAATTGTATCGTTCTGATTGGGTGGCCAAAGTAGAAGCCACTGATCTAACTCCTGAAGCTCTGCAAGCTGCTTATGAAAGGACGAAGCTTGATAAAATGGCTCCCCTCGATGAGCAGCTGAACTGGCTTCGAGCTTGTGGCTTCATTGACGTTGACTGCGTCTACAAATATTATAATTTCGTTGTGATGTACGCTCAAAAGCCAGCTATTTAA
- a CDS encoding ASCH domain-containing protein: MNETLPPKTCSIDRLVTKEAEVNKVLAGEKTACRRNGRYADIGETMELQGTAFTVTNVYQQALGDLTVEHAKAEGHTSVDEYRDSILAMHPGMPWLPHMKVWVHEFQKAE, encoded by the coding sequence ATGAACGAAACTTTGCCACCAAAAACGTGTTCGATCGACCGACTCGTTACGAAAGAAGCTGAAGTTAACAAAGTGCTTGCTGGTGAGAAGACGGCTTGCAGACGTAATGGGCGCTATGCCGATATCGGTGAAACGATGGAATTGCAAGGCACTGCGTTTACAGTAACCAACGTTTACCAACAAGCTCTAGGTGATTTAACTGTGGAGCATGCGAAAGCAGAAGGACATACGTCCGTTGATGAGTACCGTGATAGTATTTTAGCTATGCATCCAGGTATGCCATGGCTGCCGCATATGAAAGTATGGGTACATGAATTTCAAAAGGCTGAATAA
- a CDS encoding helix-turn-helix transcriptional regulator encodes MPKSKRLLALMMTVNRKRKFTVKELAQEFEVSSRTILRDLQELSELGVPLYSEVGPHGGYQVLNERILPPIAFTEEEATAIFFACHALRHYAYLPFKTEASSALSKFYNYMSGDVRDRIDQMKNRVDFITPSRHSESLYLSILLDAAIDQKVMLIDYESREGIASREIQPIGIYASNGLWYCPAYCFLRGEIRVFRCDRMHSAVYASSASKPMDLRHVHLGNRESLSKAEEEEVILHVELSKEGVQKCEAELWAGSKLLIRNDGTGWLEGNIGKSDILFFAKFVLGLGNEATVKSPPELVDAMKEMMAKIMAKYNCE; translated from the coding sequence ATGCCCAAATCGAAACGACTCCTGGCATTGATGATGACCGTTAACCGCAAAAGGAAGTTTACGGTCAAGGAACTTGCCCAAGAGTTTGAGGTGTCATCGAGAACGATTTTAAGAGACTTACAGGAATTAAGTGAGTTAGGGGTTCCCTTATATTCGGAAGTGGGACCTCACGGCGGCTATCAGGTCCTGAATGAAAGAATCCTGCCCCCGATCGCGTTTACCGAGGAAGAGGCTACAGCTATATTTTTTGCCTGTCATGCTTTGCGGCATTATGCCTACCTTCCTTTTAAAACGGAAGCTTCTTCGGCATTGAGCAAGTTTTATAACTACATGTCTGGAGACGTCCGGGATCGTATTGATCAAATGAAGAACCGGGTTGACTTTATAACACCGTCCAGACATTCGGAATCCCTCTATTTATCCATCTTGCTGGATGCGGCTATCGATCAAAAAGTCATGCTTATCGATTATGAATCGCGTGAAGGAATAGCCAGTAGGGAAATTCAGCCTATTGGCATCTATGCAAGCAACGGTTTATGGTACTGCCCAGCTTATTGCTTTCTTCGCGGCGAAATTCGTGTGTTCCGATGTGACAGAATGCATTCGGCGGTTTATGCTTCTTCTGCATCGAAACCGATGGATCTTCGGCATGTTCATCTTGGAAATAGGGAATCACTTAGTAAGGCGGAAGAGGAAGAAGTTATTTTACATGTGGAATTGAGCAAAGAAGGTGTCCAGAAGTGCGAGGCTGAGTTATGGGCGGGATCTAAATTACTTATCCGTAACGATGGCACTGGTTGGTTAGAGGGTAACATTGGGAAGAGTGACATCCTTTTTTTCGCAAAGTTTGTTCTTGGTCTTGGCAATGAGGCGACAGTCAAAAGTCCACCGGAATTGGTGGATGCAATGAAAGAGATGATGGCCAAGATCATGGCAAAATATAATTGCGAGTGA